The following are encoded together in the Rhizobium tumorigenes genome:
- a CDS encoding heme ABC transporter permease — translation MSEVSPTLSRFSDLANPTRFLALASRVIPWLAALTAIISAIGLTLCFSTDADYQQGDTVRIMYIHVPAAWLSMMCYTVMSVAAIGTLVWRHPLADVAAKAAAPLGAAFTLLALVTGSLWGKPMWGTYWVWDARLTAVFILFLMYLGLIALNRAIDDPSRGARVSAVLILVGFVNIPIIKFSVEWWNTLHQSESIMRLDGPTIAPEFLWPLFVMALAFTLLFFTLHLMAIRNEIWRRRIAAQRRLAARMASREG, via the coding sequence ATGAGCGAAGTCAGCCCGACACTGAGCCGGTTTTCCGATCTGGCCAACCCGACCCGGTTTCTGGCGCTGGCAAGCCGCGTCATTCCGTGGCTGGCTGCGCTGACGGCGATCATTTCGGCCATCGGCCTCACCCTCTGTTTCTCGACGGATGCGGACTATCAGCAGGGCGACACCGTGCGGATCATGTACATCCACGTGCCGGCCGCCTGGCTGTCGATGATGTGCTATACGGTGATGAGCGTGGCTGCCATCGGCACGCTGGTCTGGCGCCATCCGCTGGCCGATGTTGCTGCCAAGGCCGCAGCCCCGCTCGGCGCCGCCTTCACCCTGCTGGCGCTGGTGACTGGCTCGCTCTGGGGCAAGCCGATGTGGGGCACCTACTGGGTCTGGGATGCCCGCCTGACCGCTGTCTTCATCCTGTTCCTGATGTATCTCGGCCTGATAGCGCTCAATCGCGCCATCGACGATCCCTCGCGCGGTGCGCGGGTGAGCGCAGTACTGATCCTCGTCGGCTTCGTCAACATTCCCATCATCAAGTTTTCGGTCGAGTGGTGGAACACGCTGCACCAGTCGGAAAGCATCATGCGGCTGGACGGCCCGACCATCGCGCCGGAATTTCTCTGGCCGCTGTTCGTCATGGCGCTGGCCTTTACGCTGCTATTCTTCACGCTGCACCTGATGGCGATCCGCAACGAGATCTGGCGCCGCCGCATAGCCGCCCAGCGCCGCCTTGCCGCCCGCATGGCAAGCCGGGAGGGCTGA
- the mtaB gene encoding tRNA (N(6)-L-threonylcarbamoyladenosine(37)-C(2))-methylthiotransferase MtaB has product MSGVEVITFGCRLNTYESEVMRGEAEKAGLNNAILVNTCAVTGEAVRQARQAIRRARRDNPHARIIVTGCAAQTEKQMFAEMPEVDMVLGNEEKLTRDSYRALPDFGVSAEEKLRVNDIMSVRHTAPQMVKHIDGHVRAFIQVQNGCDHRCTFCIIPYGRGNSRSVPMGSVVEQARQLVASGYVEIVVTGVDATSYGGDLPGRPTLGMLAKTLLRQVPEIRRLRLSSIDSIEADRHLIDLIADEPRFMPHLHLSLQHGDDMILKRMKRRHSRAEALAFCAEVRRLRPGISLGADMIAGFPTETEAMFENAVSMAEEAGIAHLHVFPYSPRPETPAARMPQLDRAVVKERAARLRATGLRLQQSHLDGMVGTTQWLLVENNGMAHTENFTLVAVPGLAPRALVPAVITGHDGKRLDIQLDAANAA; this is encoded by the coding sequence GTGAGCGGCGTCGAGGTCATTACTTTCGGCTGCCGGCTCAACACCTACGAATCCGAAGTGATGCGCGGCGAGGCGGAGAAGGCCGGGCTGAACAATGCCATCCTGGTCAACACCTGCGCGGTGACGGGCGAGGCCGTTCGCCAGGCGCGCCAGGCGATCCGGCGGGCGCGGCGCGACAATCCGCATGCCCGCATCATCGTTACAGGTTGTGCCGCGCAGACCGAGAAGCAGATGTTCGCCGAGATGCCAGAGGTCGACATGGTACTCGGCAACGAAGAAAAGCTGACGCGGGATTCCTACCGGGCATTGCCGGATTTCGGCGTTTCGGCGGAAGAAAAGCTGCGCGTCAACGACATCATGAGCGTCCGCCACACGGCGCCGCAGATGGTCAAACACATCGACGGGCATGTCCGCGCCTTCATCCAGGTGCAGAACGGCTGCGACCACCGCTGCACTTTCTGCATCATCCCCTACGGACGGGGCAATTCCCGCTCGGTGCCGATGGGATCAGTTGTCGAGCAGGCACGCCAGCTTGTGGCGTCAGGCTATGTCGAGATCGTGGTGACGGGCGTCGATGCCACGAGCTATGGCGGCGATCTGCCGGGCCGGCCGACGCTGGGGATGCTGGCCAAGACCCTTTTGCGCCAGGTGCCGGAAATCCGCCGGCTGCGGTTGTCGTCGATCGACAGCATCGAGGCCGACCGGCACCTGATCGACCTGATCGCCGACGAGCCGCGCTTCATGCCGCATCTGCACCTGTCGCTGCAGCATGGCGACGACATGATCCTGAAGCGGATGAAGCGCCGCCATTCGCGTGCCGAGGCGCTCGCCTTCTGCGCCGAGGTCCGGCGGCTGCGGCCGGGTATCAGCCTCGGGGCCGACATGATCGCTGGCTTCCCGACCGAGACGGAAGCGATGTTCGAGAATGCGGTGAGCATGGCGGAAGAAGCCGGGATCGCCCATCTGCATGTGTTTCCCTACAGTCCCCGACCCGAAACGCCGGCAGCGCGCATGCCGCAGCTCGACCGGGCCGTCGTCAAGGAGCGGGCAGCCCGGCTGCGTGCCACTGGTCTTCGGCTGCAGCAATCCCATCTGGATGGCATGGTTGGCACGACGCAATGGCTGCTTGTCGAAAACAACGGTATGGCGCATACGGAAAACTTCACGCTTGTTGCAGTGCCGGGCCTTGCGCCTCGTGCGCTGGTCCCGGCCGTCATCACCGGCCACGACGGCAAGCGGCTTGATATACAACTTGACGCCGCAAACGCGGCCTGA
- the ftsY gene encoding signal recognition particle-docking protein FtsY produces the protein MAIGFIKKVFTFRHDQPGFNEVPAELLPAEDKGLAAELEPKSREEHLPEAPDPVLAAEIATAGGPAADAPEVEDETPPILPDVTALDDLGVTPLALLQIEAETEGEATPPSVPAGHLPHKGGDQTESGAAPTTIVESLASPPEEAVADEAAAAPISPLVGEMSAKLTEGGDLAPQPLIQTPLTPTPPILPKGFSTGPAIVAAVPEAPRTTWFQRLRAGLSRTSSQLTGQITALFTKRKLDDQTLQDLEDLLIQADLGVETALRITDALASERYGKDVSGEDVSRIMAAEIVKVLKPVAKPLQLDLSHKPHVILVVGVNGTGKTTTIGKLASKLSGSGLKVMVAAGDTFRAAAIEQLKIWADRTKSTFVATKIGADASGLAFDAFQQAKADGTDVLIIDTAGRLQNKKELMDELEKIVRVLGKLDPEAPHTVLQTLDATTGQNALNQVEIFRNVAGVNGLIMTKLDGTARGGILVAISAKHKLPVYFIGVGEGVDDLEPFEAEEFAQAIAGIDG, from the coding sequence ATGGCGATCGGTTTCATCAAAAAAGTCTTCACCTTCCGCCACGACCAGCCGGGCTTCAACGAGGTTCCGGCCGAGTTGCTGCCAGCCGAAGACAAGGGTCTTGCCGCAGAGCTGGAGCCCAAGAGCCGCGAGGAGCATCTGCCCGAGGCTCCCGATCCGGTTCTCGCAGCCGAGATTGCGACGGCCGGTGGGCCTGCGGCCGATGCCCCCGAGGTCGAGGACGAGACGCCGCCAATTTTGCCGGATGTCACTGCGCTGGACGACCTGGGCGTGACGCCGCTGGCGTTGCTGCAGATCGAGGCAGAGACCGAAGGCGAGGCGACACCCCCCTCTGTCCCTGCGGGACATCTCCCCCACAAGGGGGGAGATCAGACGGAGAGTGGCGCGGCTCCGACGACAATCGTTGAAAGTCTCGCCTCCCCACCGGAGGAAGCTGTGGCCGATGAGGCTGCCGCGGCGCCAATCTCCCCCCTCGTGGGGGAGATGTCAGCGAAGCTGACAGAGGGGGGCGACCTGGCTCCGCAGCCCCTGATACAAACGCCCCTGACCCCTACGCCTCCCATTCTCCCCAAAGGCTTTTCCACCGGCCCCGCCATCGTCGCGGCCGTCCCCGAAGCCCCGAGAACCACCTGGTTCCAGCGCTTGCGTGCCGGCCTGTCGCGCACCTCGTCGCAGCTGACCGGCCAGATCACGGCGCTGTTTACCAAGCGCAAGCTCGACGACCAGACGCTGCAGGACCTCGAGGACCTTCTGATCCAGGCCGATCTCGGCGTCGAGACGGCCTTGCGTATCACCGATGCGCTGGCCTCGGAGCGCTACGGCAAGGATGTGTCCGGCGAGGATGTCAGCCGCATCATGGCGGCCGAGATCGTCAAGGTGCTGAAGCCGGTGGCCAAGCCGCTGCAGCTCGACCTTAGCCACAAGCCGCACGTTATCCTCGTGGTCGGCGTCAACGGAACCGGCAAGACGACGACGATCGGCAAGCTGGCGTCCAAACTGTCGGGCTCCGGCCTGAAGGTGATGGTTGCTGCCGGCGATACGTTCCGCGCTGCGGCCATCGAGCAGCTGAAGATCTGGGCTGACCGCACGAAGTCGACCTTTGTCGCGACCAAGATCGGTGCCGATGCCTCCGGTCTCGCCTTCGACGCCTTCCAGCAGGCGAAGGCCGATGGCACCGACGTGTTGATCATCGACACTGCGGGCCGGCTGCAGAACAAGAAGGAGCTGATGGACGAGCTCGAAAAGATCGTCCGCGTGCTCGGCAAGCTCGATCCGGAGGCGCCGCATACCGTGCTGCAGACGCTGGATGCGACGACCGGCCAGAATGCGCTCAACCAGGTCGAGATCTTCCGCAATGTTGCCGGCGTTAACGGTCTTATCATGACCAAGCTTGACGGAACCGCCCGCGGCGGCATTCTTGTCGCCATCTCGGCCAAGCACAAGCTGCCGGTCTATTTCATCGGCGTCGGCGAGGGGGTGGACGATCTCGAGCCGTTCGAGGCCGAGGAGTTCGCCCAGGCGATTGCGGGGATCGACGGATAG
- a CDS encoding septation protein A: MTSSESDVTPSTADRQNPMLKMALEIGPLMVFFFANLRGPWLVAQFPALSALGGPLFVATGLFMAATILSLIVSKFVLGHLPIMPFVSGIVVLVFGSLSIYLQDETFIKMKPTIINALFGCALLGGLLFGKSLLGYVFNAAFQLDAEGWRKLSVRWGVFFLFLAVLNEVIWRNFSDDFWVAFKVWGTMPITILFTLSQMPLIMKHTVTPAPVSTDTEK, from the coding sequence ATGACGAGCAGCGAAAGTGACGTAACACCCAGCACGGCGGATCGCCAGAATCCGATGTTGAAGATGGCGCTCGAGATCGGGCCGCTGATGGTGTTCTTCTTTGCCAACCTGCGCGGCCCCTGGCTGGTGGCGCAATTCCCGGCGCTTTCAGCGCTGGGCGGTCCGCTGTTTGTCGCCACCGGGTTGTTCATGGCCGCAACGATCCTGTCGCTGATCGTCTCGAAGTTCGTGCTCGGCCACCTGCCGATCATGCCGTTCGTCTCCGGCATCGTCGTGCTGGTGTTCGGCTCGCTGTCGATCTACCTGCAGGACGAGACCTTCATCAAGATGAAGCCGACGATCATCAATGCGCTGTTCGGCTGTGCGTTGCTAGGTGGCCTGCTGTTCGGCAAGTCGCTGCTCGGCTATGTCTTCAACGCCGCCTTCCAGCTCGATGCCGAGGGCTGGCGCAAGCTGAGCGTGCGCTGGGGCGTTTTCTTCCTGTTCCTTGCCGTGCTCAACGAAGTCATCTGGCGGAATTTCTCCGATGATTTCTGGGTCGCCTTCAAGGTCTGGGGGACGATGCCGATCACCATCCTGTTCACGCTTTCGCAGATGCCGCTGATCATGAAGCACACCGTTACGCCGGCCCCCGTTTCTACGGATACAGAGAAATGA
- the acnA gene encoding aconitate hydratase AcnA, which produces MSKSLDSFNCRSTLSVNGKDYVYYSLPKAEANGLSGISKLPYSMKVVLENLLRNEDGRSVVKNDIESVAAWLIDKGTAESEIAYRPARVLMQDFTGVPAVVDLAAMRDAMVALGGDPEKINPLVPVDLVIDHSVIVDEFGTPTALARNVELEYERNGERYRFLKWGQQAFKNFRVVPPGTGICHQVNLEYLGQTVWTKDEDGETVAYPDTCVGTDSHTTMINGLGVLGWGVGGIEAEAAMLGQPVSMLLPEVIGFKLTGKLKEGCTATDLVLMVVQMLRKKGVVSKFVEFFGVGLDSMSLADRATIGNMGPEYGATCGFFPVDSETINYLTMSGRTTDRIALVEAYSKAQGMWRDNDGSELVFTDTLELDLGDVVPAMAGPKRPEGRVPLEGIAAGFAAALEADYKKPGQLDKRYAVEGTDYDLGHGDVAIAAITSCTNTSNPSVLIAAGLLARNAVAKGLKSKPWVKTSLAPGSQVVAEYLSKSGLQTDLDTLGFNLVGFGCTTCIGNSGPLPAPVSKTINDKGLIAAGVLSGNRNFEGRVSPDVQANYLASPPLVVAYALAGSVQIDLTSEPLGEDKDGNPVFLKDIWPTSHEIQEFILKYVTRELYESKYADVFKGDVNWQAVQIPPGQTYAWDDDSTYVQNPPYFVGMGKSGSGISDIKGARVLGLFGDKITTDHISPAGSIKAASPAGAYLLEHHVGVADFNQYGTRRGNHEVMMRGTFANIRIRNHMLGPNGKEGGYTIHYPSKEEESIYDAAMQYKAEGVPLVIFAGVEYGNGSSRDWAAKGTNLLGVKAVIAQSFERIHRSNLVGMGVIPFVFEEGTTWASLALKGDETVTIEGLENIKPREKKTAVITYGDGTVKNVPLISRVDTLDEVVYLNNGGILQTVLRDLAA; this is translated from the coding sequence GTGTCTAAATCTCTCGACAGTTTCAATTGCCGTTCCACGCTCAGTGTGAACGGAAAAGATTATGTCTACTACAGCCTGCCCAAGGCTGAGGCAAACGGCCTTTCCGGTATTTCCAAGCTGCCTTATTCCATGAAGGTCGTCCTGGAAAACCTGCTGCGCAACGAAGACGGCCGCTCGGTTGTCAAAAATGACATCGAAAGCGTTGCCGCCTGGCTCATCGACAAGGGCACCGCTGAAAGCGAAATCGCCTACCGTCCGGCCCGCGTGCTGATGCAGGACTTCACCGGCGTTCCCGCCGTCGTCGATCTGGCCGCCATGCGCGATGCCATGGTGGCGCTCGGTGGCGACCCGGAAAAGATCAACCCGCTGGTTCCCGTCGACCTCGTGATCGACCACTCGGTCATCGTCGACGAATTCGGTACGCCGACCGCGCTCGCCCGCAACGTCGAGCTCGAATACGAGCGCAACGGCGAACGCTATCGCTTCCTCAAGTGGGGCCAGCAGGCCTTCAAGAATTTCCGCGTCGTGCCTCCCGGCACCGGTATCTGTCATCAGGTGAACCTCGAATATCTCGGCCAGACCGTCTGGACGAAGGACGAGGATGGGGAAACGGTGGCTTACCCCGACACCTGCGTCGGTACCGATAGCCACACGACGATGATCAACGGCCTCGGCGTTCTCGGCTGGGGTGTCGGCGGCATCGAAGCCGAAGCTGCCATGCTCGGCCAGCCTGTTTCCATGCTGCTGCCAGAAGTCATCGGCTTCAAGCTGACAGGCAAGCTCAAGGAAGGCTGCACCGCGACCGACCTCGTGCTGATGGTCGTGCAGATGCTGCGCAAGAAGGGCGTCGTCTCCAAGTTCGTCGAATTTTTCGGCGTCGGCCTCGACAGCATGTCGCTTGCCGACCGCGCCACCATCGGCAACATGGGCCCGGAATATGGCGCCACCTGCGGCTTCTTCCCGGTCGACAGCGAAACCATCAATTACCTCACCATGTCCGGCCGTACCACCGACCGGATCGCGCTGGTCGAAGCCTATTCCAAGGCTCAAGGGATGTGGCGCGACAATGACGGCTCCGAGCTTGTCTTCACCGACACGCTGGAACTTGATCTCGGCGACGTCGTGCCTGCCATGGCCGGCCCGAAGCGTCCGGAAGGCCGCGTTCCACTCGAAGGCATCGCCGCCGGTTTTGCCGCCGCTCTCGAAGCCGACTACAAGAAGCCGGGCCAGCTCGACAAGCGCTATGCCGTCGAAGGCACGGATTACGACCTCGGCCATGGCGACGTTGCAATCGCCGCCATCACCTCCTGCACCAACACCTCCAATCCCTCGGTGCTGATCGCAGCCGGCCTGCTTGCCCGCAACGCAGTTGCCAAGGGCCTGAAGTCCAAGCCATGGGTGAAGACTTCGCTGGCGCCCGGTAGCCAGGTGGTCGCCGAATACCTGTCGAAGTCCGGCCTGCAGACCGATCTCGACACGCTCGGCTTCAATCTCGTCGGCTTCGGCTGCACCACCTGCATTGGCAATTCCGGCCCTCTGCCGGCGCCGGTTTCCAAGACAATCAACGACAAGGGCCTGATTGCAGCCGGCGTTCTTTCCGGCAACCGCAATTTCGAAGGTCGCGTGTCGCCCGATGTGCAGGCGAACTACCTCGCATCGCCGCCGCTGGTCGTTGCCTACGCGCTGGCGGGCTCGGTGCAGATCGACCTGACCAGCGAGCCTCTCGGCGAAGACAAGGATGGCAATCCGGTGTTCCTCAAGGACATCTGGCCAACCTCGCACGAAATCCAGGAATTCATCCTGAAATACGTGACCCGTGAACTCTACGAAAGCAAGTATGCCGACGTGTTCAAGGGCGATGTCAACTGGCAGGCCGTGCAGATTCCTCCGGGCCAGACCTATGCCTGGGACGACGATTCCACTTACGTCCAGAACCCTCCATACTTTGTGGGCATGGGCAAGAGCGGCTCCGGCATCTCCGATATCAAGGGCGCCCGCGTCCTCGGCCTGTTCGGCGACAAGATCACCACCGACCACATTTCGCCTGCCGGCTCGATCAAGGCAGCGTCGCCAGCCGGCGCCTATCTGCTTGAGCACCATGTCGGTGTTGCCGACTTCAACCAGTACGGCACCCGTCGCGGCAACCACGAAGTGATGATGCGCGGCACCTTCGCCAACATCCGCATTCGCAACCACATGCTCGGCCCGAACGGCAAGGAAGGTGGTTACACCATCCACTACCCGTCCAAGGAAGAGGAATCGATCTACGACGCGGCGATGCAGTACAAGGCCGAAGGCGTGCCGCTGGTGATCTTCGCCGGTGTCGAATACGGCAACGGCTCGTCGCGTGACTGGGCTGCCAAGGGCACCAACCTGCTCGGCGTCAAGGCCGTCATCGCCCAGTCGTTCGAGCGTATCCATCGCTCGAACCTGGTCGGCATGGGCGTCATCCCGTTCGTCTTCGAAGAAGGCACGACCTGGGCCTCGCTGGCACTGAAGGGCGACGAAACCGTCACCATCGAAGGCCTCGAGAACATCAAGCCGCGCGAAAAGAAGACCGCCGTCATCACTTATGGCGACGGCACTGTGAAGAATGTGCCGCTCATCAGCCGCGTCGATACGCTCGACGAAGTCGTGTACCTCAACAACGGCGGTATCCTGCAGACGGTTCTGCGCGATCTCGCTGCCTGA
- the ccmD gene encoding heme exporter protein CcmD has product MDHAFYVYGSYGFAALTVIALIGWTWIDGRLRRRELAALEASGIHRRSQRNKEVTS; this is encoded by the coding sequence ATGGACCATGCCTTCTACGTCTATGGCTCCTACGGCTTTGCCGCACTGACCGTGATCGCACTCATCGGCTGGACCTGGATCGACGGTCGCCTGCGTCGCCGCGAGCTGGCGGCGCTGGAAGCCTCCGGCATCCACCGGCGCTCGCAGCGCAACAAGGAAGTCACATCCTGA
- the ccmA gene encoding heme ABC exporter ATP-binding protein CcmA, whose product MHLSAENLAARRGEDLIFVNISFHLGAGEALILTGPNGSGKSTLLRVVAGLLAAEKGRIVFVGGKGEQEHPVGEVSHYFGHRNAMKNELTVAENLSFWRSFLGSDGGVPVEEAAEAVGLSAIMHLPFGYLSAGQQRRLAFAKLLVAHRPVWILDEPTAALDASADLLFADLITKHQQRGGIVLAATHQPLGLSNARDLAMTGFAGVDEGVWG is encoded by the coding sequence ATGCATCTGAGTGCCGAAAACCTGGCTGCCAGACGCGGCGAGGATCTGATTTTCGTTAACATTTCCTTTCACTTGGGAGCCGGCGAGGCACTGATATTAACCGGCCCGAACGGCTCCGGAAAATCGACCCTCCTGCGCGTCGTTGCCGGTCTTCTGGCGGCCGAAAAGGGCAGGATCGTCTTCGTCGGCGGGAAGGGTGAGCAGGAGCACCCGGTGGGCGAAGTCAGCCATTATTTCGGCCACCGCAACGCGATGAAAAACGAGCTTACCGTCGCCGAGAACCTCTCCTTCTGGCGCTCTTTCCTCGGGTCTGATGGCGGGGTGCCCGTGGAGGAAGCAGCCGAGGCCGTCGGCCTTTCCGCCATCATGCACCTGCCGTTCGGCTACCTCTCCGCCGGCCAGCAGCGCCGGCTGGCCTTCGCCAAGCTGCTCGTCGCCCACCGCCCGGTCTGGATCCTCGACGAACCCACGGCAGCCCTCGACGCCAGCGCCGACCTCCTGTTTGCCGACCTGATCACCAAGCACCAGCAGCGCGGCGGCATTGTCCTCGCCGCCACCCACCAGCCCCTCGGACTCAGCAACGCGCGCGATCTGGCAATGACCGGATTTGCCGGTGTGGATGAGGGAGTATGGGGTTGA
- the ccmB gene encoding heme exporter protein CcmB gives MIALFLRDLKLSVRSGGGALIGVLFFLTVVAVIPFGVGPDLKLLARIGPAIVWIGALLSALLGLDRLFQAERDDGSLDLLLMQETPLVLTVLVKCAAHWTATGLPLVIASPLLGLFMNMSETAIGATMLTLLVGSPAITLIGAVGAAVAVALPRGGLLVSILILPLAIPVLIFGVSATYAAVEGPAPFLPPFLILIALTLFFAVLGPAAAALALRSTPD, from the coding sequence ATGATCGCTCTCTTTCTTCGCGACCTCAAGCTTTCCGTTCGCTCTGGCGGCGGTGCGCTGATCGGGGTGCTGTTCTTTCTGACCGTCGTTGCCGTAATCCCCTTCGGTGTCGGGCCTGACCTGAAACTTCTGGCCCGCATCGGACCGGCCATCGTCTGGATCGGCGCCCTGCTGTCGGCGCTGCTCGGCCTCGACCGGCTGTTCCAGGCGGAGCGCGATGACGGCTCCCTCGATCTGCTGTTGATGCAGGAAACGCCGCTGGTGCTGACCGTACTCGTCAAATGCGCAGCCCACTGGACAGCCACCGGGCTGCCGCTGGTGATCGCCTCGCCGCTGCTCGGGCTGTTCATGAACATGAGCGAGACGGCGATCGGCGCCACCATGCTGACGTTGCTGGTCGGTTCCCCGGCCATCACGCTGATCGGCGCGGTCGGGGCTGCGGTGGCCGTTGCCCTGCCGCGCGGTGGATTGCTGGTGTCGATCCTGATCCTGCCGTTGGCTATCCCGGTGCTGATCTTCGGTGTTTCCGCCACCTATGCCGCCGTCGAAGGCCCGGCGCCGTTCCTGCCGCCGTTCCTGATCCTCATCGCCCTGACGCTGTTCTTCGCGGTCCTCGGACCGGCCGCAGCAGCCCTGGCGCTCAGGAGCACGCCGGATTGA
- a CDS encoding DsbE family thiol:disulfide interchange protein produces MAESTDQDPAPKSRGLGRYAAALLPLLVFGVIAGTAGKMLYDQDFHGKDIATIPSALIGRRAPSLALPPLDGANLPALTDAAIKGKLTLVNVFASWCIPCREEHPLLKELAKDGRLNVVAINYKDQPENALRFLGELGNPFKAIGIDPKGAAAIDWGVYGIPESYLVAPDGTILYKRVGPFDALSLKEGLYPAIDKALGKPGS; encoded by the coding sequence ATGGCGGAAAGCACCGATCAGGACCCGGCGCCAAAGTCGCGCGGTCTCGGCCGCTATGCCGCAGCCCTGCTGCCGCTGCTGGTGTTCGGGGTGATTGCCGGCACGGCTGGCAAGATGCTCTACGACCAGGATTTTCACGGCAAGGACATCGCCACGATTCCCTCGGCCCTGATTGGCCGAAGGGCGCCGTCGCTGGCGCTGCCGCCACTCGATGGCGCCAATCTGCCGGCGCTGACGGATGCGGCGATCAAGGGCAAACTGACGCTGGTCAACGTCTTTGCGTCCTGGTGCATTCCCTGCCGCGAGGAACATCCGCTGCTGAAGGAGCTGGCGAAAGACGGGCGGCTGAATGTGGTTGCCATCAACTACAAGGACCAGCCGGAGAACGCCTTGCGCTTCCTCGGCGAACTCGGCAACCCTTTCAAGGCGATCGGCATCGATCCGAAGGGCGCAGCCGCAATCGACTGGGGCGTCTACGGCATCCCCGAATCCTACCTCGTCGCCCCCGACGGCACCATCCTCTACAAGCGGGTTGGCCCCTTCGACGCTCTCAGCCTGAAGGAAGGCCTCTACCCGGCCATCGACAAGGCACTGGGCAAGCCTGGTTCGTAG
- a CDS encoding DUF2585 domain-containing protein, which produces MTVVGSTQRRASRHTAWFVACLAVLLVQIVAEHLMGRVAICTCGYVKLFEPAVNSSGNSQHLADWYTPSHIIHGFLFFGLTHLIMRAKPLSMRLFIAMLIESGWEILENSPIIIDRYRATTISLAYVGDSILNSAMDTMFMAVGFFFAWRAPVWLTIAIAIFFELLTGWLIRDNLTLNVLMLVWPVDAVKTWQAAL; this is translated from the coding sequence ATGACGGTCGTCGGGAGCACGCAGCGCCGGGCGAGCCGTCATACGGCCTGGTTCGTCGCCTGCCTGGCGGTACTGCTGGTACAGATCGTCGCCGAGCACCTGATGGGCCGGGTTGCCATCTGCACCTGCGGATACGTCAAACTGTTCGAGCCTGCGGTCAATTCCAGCGGCAACTCGCAGCATCTCGCCGACTGGTACACGCCGTCGCATATCATTCACGGTTTCCTGTTTTTTGGCCTGACGCATCTGATCATGCGGGCGAAGCCCCTGTCCATGCGGCTGTTCATTGCCATGCTGATCGAATCGGGCTGGGAGATCCTTGAGAACTCGCCGATCATCATCGACCGCTACCGGGCGACGACGATCTCGCTCGCCTATGTCGGCGACAGTATCCTGAATTCGGCGATGGATACCATGTTCATGGCCGTCGGCTTCTTCTTTGCCTGGCGGGCGCCCGTCTGGCTGACGATAGCCATCGCCATCTTTTTCGAACTCCTCACCGGCTGGCTGATCCGCGACAACCTCACCCTGAACGTGCTGATGCTGGTCTGGCCGGTCGACGCAGTCAAGACCTGGCAGGCGGCGCTTTAG
- a CDS encoding DUF1223 domain-containing protein, which produces MSHRFLISLLAGVALAGAAHAQDLGKLKGVVELFTSQGCASCPPADAALKQLIEQGNVVALAYHVDYWNYLGWNDTMSSKDNTARQYAYARTLGRSSVYTPQAVLNGRDHLNGADLGAINVKLDDLSRAGQGLTVPVSAAMKGDELEIDIAAGLGKANVVIAYFDREQRVDVTKGENTGQQIAYMHSVSDVETVGMWEGKPMHLTLPANVMDKAGRKGLAIMLQSSTATGDPAAIIGATVMTVGADD; this is translated from the coding sequence ATGTCCCATCGGTTCCTGATATCCCTGCTGGCCGGTGTCGCGTTGGCGGGCGCGGCGCATGCCCAGGACTTGGGCAAACTGAAGGGCGTCGTCGAGCTCTTCACCTCGCAGGGCTGCGCCTCCTGTCCGCCGGCCGACGCCGCGCTGAAGCAGCTGATCGAGCAGGGCAATGTCGTGGCGCTCGCCTATCACGTCGACTACTGGAATTATCTCGGCTGGAACGACACCATGTCGTCCAAGGACAATACCGCCCGGCAATATGCCTATGCGCGGACACTCGGCCGCAGCAGCGTCTACACGCCGCAGGCGGTGCTGAATGGCAGGGATCATCTGAACGGTGCCGATCTCGGGGCTATCAACGTCAAGCTGGATGACCTTTCGCGTGCCGGACAGGGACTGACCGTTCCGGTCAGTGCCGCGATGAAGGGCGACGAGCTGGAAATCGACATCGCGGCCGGCCTGGGCAAGGCCAATGTGGTGATTGCCTATTTCGACCGTGAACAGCGCGTTGACGTTACCAAGGGCGAGAATACCGGCCAGCAGATCGCCTACATGCACAGCGTTTCGGACGTTGAGACTGTCGGCATGTGGGAGGGCAAGCCGATGCACCTGACATTGCCTGCGAACGTAATGGACAAGGCCGGCCGCAAGGGACTTGCCATCATGCTGCAATCGTCGACGGCAACGGGAGATCCGGCAGCCATCATCGGCGCAACCGTCATGACGGTGGGTGCCGACGACTAG